From one Sorangium aterium genomic stretch:
- a CDS encoding response regulator codes for MMKHILLVEDNEDIQLSLRDALEEDGAYSVVTAGNGAEALALLERGERPNMMLVDLLMPVMDGVELIDRMRRDARFAGIPVVVLSAASITSPPPGTPLLRKPIRYEALLGAVQKACGC; via the coding sequence ATGATGAAGCACATCCTGTTGGTGGAGGACAACGAGGATATTCAGCTCTCTCTCCGCGACGCGCTCGAGGAAGACGGTGCTTACAGCGTCGTGACGGCCGGAAATGGAGCGGAGGCGCTCGCGCTGCTCGAGCGCGGCGAGCGGCCGAACATGATGCTCGTCGACCTCTTGATGCCCGTCATGGACGGTGTGGAGTTGATCGACCGGATGCGGCGCGACGCGCGGTTCGCTGGCATCCCGGTCGTCGTCCTGTCAGCCGCATCGATCACGTCCCCGCCACCCGGAACGCCGTTGCTCAGGAAGCCGATCCGCTACGAAGCCCTCCTTGGAGCGGTCCAGAAGGCGTGCGGTTGCTGA
- a CDS encoding sensor histidine kinase yields the protein MPHGHCYFWQPGMVWLQVITNLAIGFAYLSISLTLAHLVRRIRDIPFRWVYLAFGTFIVAGGFTHFMDVWVIWQPLYWLDGAIRAITAIASVGTAILLFPLLPRAAALAAAARVTREHELRREELNRQLSALYEEQKLAAEEREVMLQQAREAVRAREIFLAVAAHELKTPITPLRAEVESVLRAARAARADRLTPERLVIKLSVVERQIDRLERLVSDLLDVSRIAAGRIELQIQEVDLAEVVCEVVEQHKYDLTRNSMSLQLAADATGGWDRRRLDQVVNNLLTNALKYGRGRPITITVWANDSRAWLTITDQGIGIAPDQQAIIFNQFERAVSERHYGGLGLGLWIVRQVVGAMGGTVSVASEPDVGSTFTVELPRRRGNIDDAETKSP from the coding sequence ATGCCCCATGGCCATTGCTACTTCTGGCAGCCGGGCATGGTCTGGCTGCAGGTCATCACCAACCTGGCGATCGGCTTCGCCTACCTCTCGATCTCCCTGACCCTCGCCCATCTGGTCCGGCGTATCCGGGACATCCCCTTCCGGTGGGTGTACCTCGCGTTTGGCACCTTCATCGTTGCCGGTGGATTCACGCACTTCATGGATGTGTGGGTCATCTGGCAGCCGTTGTACTGGCTGGATGGGGCCATCCGGGCCATCACGGCGATCGCCTCCGTCGGCACCGCCATCCTGCTCTTTCCGCTGCTCCCCAGGGCGGCGGCGCTGGCGGCAGCCGCGCGCGTCACACGCGAGCACGAGCTCCGCAGGGAGGAGCTGAATCGCCAGCTCTCGGCGCTCTACGAGGAGCAGAAGCTCGCGGCCGAGGAGCGCGAGGTGATGCTCCAGCAGGCGCGAGAGGCCGTGAGGGCGCGAGAGATCTTCCTCGCCGTCGCGGCCCATGAGCTCAAGACGCCGATCACGCCGCTGCGCGCCGAGGTGGAGAGCGTGCTGCGCGCGGCGCGCGCCGCGCGCGCAGACCGCCTCACGCCCGAGCGCCTGGTCATCAAGCTATCGGTCGTGGAGCGGCAGATCGATCGCCTGGAGCGGCTCGTCTCCGACCTGCTCGACGTCTCGCGCATCGCCGCTGGACGGATCGAGCTTCAGATACAGGAGGTCGACCTCGCGGAGGTCGTGTGCGAGGTGGTCGAGCAGCACAAATACGACCTCACCAGGAACTCGATGTCCCTCCAGCTCGCCGCCGACGCCACGGGCGGCTGGGATCGCAGGCGGCTCGACCAGGTAGTGAACAACCTCCTCACGAATGCCCTCAAGTACGGTCGTGGGCGTCCGATCACGATCACCGTATGGGCGAATGATTCACGCGCCTGGCTCACGATCACGGACCAGGGCATCGGCATCGCGCCCGACCAGCAGGCCATCATCTTCAACCAGTTCGAGCGCGCGGTCTCGGAGCGGCACTACGGCGGGCTCGGCCTCGGGCTGTGGATCGTGCGGCAGGTCGTCGGGGCGATGGGAGGGACGGTGTCCGTCGCGAGCGAACCTGACGTCGGCTCGACCTTTACTGTGGAGTTGCCTCGACGACGTGGAAACATCGATGACGCCGAGACGAAATCCCCTTAA
- a CDS encoding DEAD/DEAH box helicase: MQGLLEAIRKACLPGLWSQGVKLAREGAAFGREDRGDTIVVRIKAAGQPVAPTVTLYPADAEWTCDCGGKIDPCAHAVAATLSLSQPVAQGQPSAQDEPAAQGQPAAQGQPSAQGQPRAQGQPAAQGGAIAAAPPPARLRYRLRRKGLVLALERMIVHASGAEEPLRISLASLVGRAVRAPASPERPGPRLPELYPTHEDLAIDRLVGTKQHGYFPSDRQPELFAALAGVADVELDGAPVRISSEAIGPRATVRDHDDGAALVVERDPRVDEVIASGVVRCGGTLHLLRETDLTGPKLERLPLRRVFSRGDLGKLVTGVLPELTKRVPVTVQSQRLPRAGGASRPRILLELSQKEHTLSVVPSLVYGDPPEARIENGRLVHLSGAVPVRDEAAERMLLVRLRDELHLIPGRRVDFDGVEAIRFASRLESWDARAFADARGEIFGKAALVPRFVIHDRAFDVEFELSSGQDDDERDGAGAPTKRADATAVIRAWQDGLPLVPLLDGGWAPLPSAWLEKYGARVADLLAARREDKEVPPAALPALAALCDEIEYPRPSGFDRLMPLLDGFASLPEAPLPADLTATLRPYQRRGVDWLSFLRDAGLGAVLADDMGLGKTLQTLCALRGRTLVVCPRSVVHNWADEIRRFRPGLRFAVYHGTRRTIDPAADITLTTYAVLRNDAELLAAQAWEAVVLDEAQAIKNPDSQAARAAFALRAELRVALSGTPVENRLEELWSLLHFTNRGLLGGRSAFQERYGRPIAEGVQGAAAELRQKIRPFVLRRLKGEVAPELPPRSEMVLYCELEEAERELYDAVRAATRKDVVEKLAEGASVMAALEALLRLRQAACHPALIPGSSAGGAAQAARTAPSSKVTRLIEALEECVADGHKALVFSQWTSLLDLVEPHLVAAGIPWSRLDGGTRDRAGVVTAFQSAGGPPVMLISLKAGGTGLNLTAADHVFLLDPWWNPAVEDQAADRAHRIGQHRPVMVHRLVAKDTVEEGILALQERKRAIAGAALGEADRAASLTRDDLLALLG; this comes from the coding sequence GTGCAGGGTCTTCTCGAAGCCATCAGAAAAGCCTGTCTTCCGGGCCTCTGGTCCCAGGGCGTCAAGCTCGCCCGTGAGGGCGCTGCCTTCGGACGCGAGGATCGCGGCGATACCATCGTGGTCCGCATCAAGGCGGCCGGGCAGCCCGTCGCACCCACCGTCACCCTCTACCCAGCGGACGCCGAGTGGACGTGCGACTGCGGTGGAAAAATCGATCCCTGCGCGCACGCTGTCGCGGCGACGCTGTCGCTCTCGCAACCGGTCGCGCAGGGCCAGCCATCGGCGCAGGACGAGCCGGCGGCGCAGGGCCAGCCGGCGGCGCAGGGGCAGCCATCGGCGCAGGGCCAGCCGAGGGCGCAGGGACAGCCGGCCGCGCAAGGCGGCGCGATCGCCGCGGCGCCGCCGCCGGCGCGGCTGCGGTACCGGCTCCGGCGCAAGGGGCTCGTGCTCGCGCTCGAGCGGATGATCGTGCACGCGAGCGGCGCCGAGGAGCCGCTCCGGATCTCGCTCGCCAGCCTCGTTGGCCGCGCCGTGAGGGCTCCAGCGAGCCCGGAGCGGCCGGGGCCGAGGCTGCCCGAGCTCTACCCGACGCACGAGGACCTGGCGATCGACCGGCTCGTGGGCACGAAGCAGCACGGCTATTTCCCCTCGGATCGCCAGCCCGAGCTCTTCGCGGCGCTGGCGGGCGTCGCGGACGTGGAGCTCGACGGCGCGCCCGTGCGCATCTCCAGCGAGGCGATCGGCCCCCGCGCGACGGTGCGCGATCACGACGACGGCGCGGCGCTCGTCGTGGAGCGGGACCCGCGCGTCGACGAGGTGATCGCGTCGGGTGTCGTGCGGTGCGGCGGCACGCTGCACCTGCTCCGGGAGACGGACCTCACGGGGCCGAAGCTCGAGCGGCTGCCGCTCCGGCGGGTGTTCTCGCGGGGGGACCTCGGCAAGCTGGTGACCGGCGTCCTGCCGGAGCTGACCAAGCGCGTCCCGGTCACCGTCCAGAGCCAGCGCCTGCCCCGCGCGGGCGGCGCGTCCCGGCCGCGGATCCTCCTGGAGCTCAGCCAGAAGGAGCACACGCTCTCCGTCGTGCCCAGCCTCGTGTACGGCGATCCGCCGGAGGCGCGCATCGAGAACGGCCGGCTCGTGCACCTGTCCGGCGCCGTGCCCGTCCGCGACGAGGCCGCGGAGCGCATGCTGCTCGTCCGGTTGCGCGACGAGCTCCACCTCATCCCGGGCCGTCGGGTCGACTTCGACGGCGTCGAGGCGATCCGCTTCGCCTCGCGCCTCGAGTCGTGGGACGCCCGCGCCTTCGCGGACGCGCGCGGCGAGATCTTCGGCAAGGCCGCGCTCGTGCCGCGCTTCGTCATCCACGACCGGGCCTTCGACGTCGAGTTCGAGCTCTCGTCGGGGCAGGACGATGACGAGCGCGACGGCGCCGGCGCGCCCACGAAGCGCGCGGACGCGACCGCCGTGATCCGGGCGTGGCAGGACGGCCTGCCGCTCGTGCCGCTCCTCGACGGCGGGTGGGCGCCGCTGCCCTCCGCGTGGCTCGAGAAGTACGGCGCGCGCGTCGCCGATCTGCTCGCGGCGCGGCGCGAAGACAAGGAGGTGCCGCCCGCGGCGCTCCCGGCGCTGGCCGCGCTGTGCGACGAGATCGAGTACCCGCGCCCGTCGGGCTTCGACAGGCTCATGCCGCTGCTCGACGGCTTCGCGTCGCTCCCGGAGGCGCCGCTGCCCGCCGACCTGACCGCGACGCTGCGCCCGTACCAGCGCCGCGGCGTCGACTGGCTGTCGTTCCTGCGCGACGCCGGCCTCGGCGCGGTGCTCGCCGACGACATGGGGCTCGGCAAGACGCTGCAGACGCTCTGCGCGCTGCGCGGCCGGACGCTCGTCGTCTGCCCGCGCAGCGTCGTCCACAACTGGGCCGACGAGATCCGGCGCTTCCGCCCGGGCCTCCGGTTCGCTGTCTACCACGGCACGCGGCGCACGATCGATCCTGCGGCCGACATCACGCTGACGACGTACGCCGTGCTCCGCAACGACGCCGAGCTGCTCGCGGCGCAGGCCTGGGAGGCGGTGGTGCTCGACGAGGCGCAGGCGATCAAGAACCCCGACAGTCAGGCGGCGCGCGCGGCGTTCGCGCTCCGCGCCGAGCTGCGCGTGGCGCTCAGCGGCACGCCGGTCGAGAACCGGCTCGAGGAGCTCTGGAGCCTGCTCCACTTCACGAACCGCGGCCTTCTCGGCGGGCGGAGCGCCTTCCAGGAGCGCTACGGCCGGCCGATCGCCGAGGGCGTGCAGGGCGCCGCGGCCGAGCTGCGGCAGAAGATCCGCCCCTTCGTGCTGCGGCGGCTGAAGGGCGAGGTGGCGCCGGAGCTGCCGCCGCGCTCGGAGATGGTGCTCTACTGCGAGCTCGAGGAGGCCGAGCGCGAGCTCTACGATGCGGTGCGCGCGGCCACCCGCAAGGACGTGGTGGAGAAGCTCGCGGAGGGGGCGAGCGTCATGGCGGCGCTGGAGGCGCTGCTCCGCCTGCGCCAGGCGGCCTGCCATCCGGCGCTGATCCCGGGCTCGAGCGCCGGCGGCGCGGCGCAGGCGGCGCGGACCGCGCCCTCCTCCAAGGTGACGCGGCTGATCGAGGCGCTCGAGGAGTGCGTCGCCGACGGCCACAAGGCGCTCGTGTTCTCGCAGTGGACCTCGCTGCTCGACCTCGTCGAGCCGCACCTCGTCGCGGCGGGGATCCCGTGGAGCCGCCTCGACGGCGGGACGCGCGATCGCGCCGGGGTGGTCACGGCGTTCCAGTCCGCGGGCGGCCCCCCGGTGATGCTCATCTCGCTGAAGGCGGGCGGCACCGGCCTGAACCTGACCGCGGCGGATCACGTCTTCCTGCTCGATCCCTGGTGGAACCCGGCGGTCGAAGATCAGGCGGCCGATCGGGCCCACCGTATCGGGCAGCACCGGCCGGTGATGGTCCACCGGCTCGTCGCGAAGGACACGGTGGAGGAGGGGATCCTCGCGCTGCAGGAGCGGAAGCGCGCCATCGCGGGCGCCGCGCTGGGCGAGGCGGACAGGGCGGCCTCGCTGACGCGGGACGATCTGCTCGCGCTGCTGGGGTAG
- a CDS encoding SDR family NAD(P)-dependent oxidoreductase yields MSPDREAAGAGRPFTAADLDVCLKVLEALALDRAELASISAEDRRRLLLAAGRVSRPERAEQRELARAFRKRDRHAQRSADAALLDAVGIRVARREPVFRTPDALAPVAPPLSWADPAEEPAPPPGPAEEPEPSPEPGAPELARPRKCYVCKAEFRRVHFFYDAMCAACGDFNYGKRSQTAPLDGRVALVTGARVKIGYQAAILLLRAGARVIVTTRFPHDAARRFSAERDFDAWGSRVAIYGLDLRHTPSVELFTRHLLHTLDRLDFIINNACQTVRRPPGFYGHLIEGETAPVHTLPQGAQPPLREYDALRACGTLPLVAGADPTAGLREPALLSQIPAPGDERLDELLFPKGRYDADLQQVDLRTLNSWRLTLAEVPTVEMLEVQLVNAVAPFVLNSRLKPLMMRRPTFDRHIVNVSAMEGQFYRRYKTDRHPHTNMAKAALNMMTRTSAPDYAKDGIFMNSVDTGWVTDEDPAALAARKLEEHGFHPPLDIVDGAARICDPIFSGLLSGQHAYGQFFKDYMPTDW; encoded by the coding sequence ATGAGTCCCGACCGCGAAGCCGCCGGCGCAGGCCGGCCGTTCACTGCCGCCGATCTCGACGTTTGCCTCAAGGTGCTCGAGGCCTTGGCCCTCGATCGCGCGGAGCTCGCCTCCATCAGCGCCGAGGACCGCCGCCGGCTTCTCCTGGCCGCCGGCCGCGTCTCGCGCCCCGAGCGCGCCGAGCAGCGAGAGCTCGCCAGGGCGTTCCGCAAGCGCGACCGGCACGCGCAGAGGTCCGCCGACGCCGCCCTGCTCGATGCGGTCGGCATCCGCGTCGCCCGCCGAGAGCCGGTGTTCCGCACGCCGGACGCGCTCGCCCCGGTCGCGCCCCCGCTGTCATGGGCCGACCCCGCCGAGGAGCCCGCGCCGCCGCCCGGGCCCGCCGAGGAGCCCGAGCCGTCGCCCGAGCCCGGCGCGCCGGAGCTCGCGCGGCCGCGCAAGTGTTATGTCTGCAAGGCCGAGTTCCGCAGGGTCCACTTCTTCTACGACGCGATGTGTGCCGCCTGCGGCGACTTCAACTACGGCAAACGCAGCCAGACCGCTCCGCTCGACGGCCGCGTCGCGCTCGTGACGGGCGCCCGCGTCAAGATCGGTTATCAGGCGGCGATCCTGCTCCTCCGCGCCGGCGCGCGGGTGATCGTCACGACCCGCTTCCCGCACGACGCCGCTCGCCGCTTCTCGGCGGAGCGCGACTTCGACGCCTGGGGATCACGGGTCGCGATCTACGGCCTCGATCTCCGACACACCCCGAGCGTCGAGCTCTTCACGCGCCACCTCCTCCACACGCTCGACCGGCTCGATTTCATCATCAACAACGCCTGTCAGACCGTGCGGCGACCGCCGGGCTTCTACGGCCACCTCATCGAGGGCGAGACCGCGCCCGTCCACACCCTCCCGCAGGGCGCTCAGCCCCCGCTCCGCGAGTACGACGCGCTCCGCGCGTGCGGCACGCTCCCCCTCGTCGCCGGCGCCGACCCCACCGCGGGCCTGCGCGAGCCCGCCTTGCTCTCCCAGATCCCGGCGCCGGGCGACGAGCGCCTCGACGAGCTGCTCTTCCCCAAGGGGCGCTACGACGCCGATCTCCAGCAGGTCGATCTCCGGACGCTGAACAGCTGGCGGCTCACGCTCGCCGAGGTCCCGACCGTCGAGATGCTCGAGGTGCAGCTCGTCAACGCGGTCGCCCCCTTCGTCCTGAACTCCCGGCTGAAGCCGCTCATGATGCGACGGCCCACGTTCGACAGGCACATCGTCAACGTCTCGGCGATGGAGGGGCAGTTCTACCGCCGTTACAAGACGGACAGGCACCCTCACACCAACATGGCGAAAGCCGCGCTCAACATGATGACACGCACGTCCGCGCCCGATTATGCGAAGGACGGCATCTTCATGAACAGCGTCGATACCGGGTGGGTCACCGACGAGGACCCCGCGGCGCTCGCCGCCCGCAAGCTCGAGGAGCACGGCTTTCACCCGCCGCTCGATATCGTCGACGGCGCCGCTCGCATCTGCGACCCCATCTTCTCCGGGCTGCTCAGCGGCCAGCACGCGTACGGCCAGTTCTTCAAAGACTACATGCCGACCGACTGGTAG